A genome region from Mycolicibacterium litorale includes the following:
- a CDS encoding nitroreductase family deazaflavin-dependent oxidoreductase, whose translation MSEAELSPTDWVREQTERILAQGTTQGVEVFDRPVVLFTTTGAQSGKKRYVPLMRVEENGRYAMVASKGGDPKHPSWYFNVKANPAVTVQDGDKVFEGTAREIEGDEREHWWALAVAAYPPYAEYQTKTARQIPVFIVE comes from the coding sequence ATGAGCGAAGCAGAACTGAGCCCCACCGACTGGGTCCGCGAACAGACCGAACGCATCCTGGCCCAGGGCACCACCCAGGGCGTCGAGGTGTTCGACCGGCCGGTCGTCCTGTTCACCACGACGGGCGCGCAGTCGGGCAAGAAGCGGTACGTGCCGCTGATGCGGGTGGAGGAGAACGGCCGGTACGCCATGGTGGCGTCCAAGGGCGGCGACCCCAAGCATCCGAGCTGGTACTTCAACGTCAAGGCGAATCCGGCGGTGACGGTGCAGGACGGCGACAAGGTCTTCGAGGGCACCGCGCGGGAGATCGAGGGTGACGAGCGCGAACACTGGTGGGCGCTGGCGGTCGCCGCCTACCCCCCGTACGCCGAGTACCAGACGAAGACGGCTCGACAGATCCCAGTGTTCATCGTCGAGTAG
- a CDS encoding MarR family winged helix-turn-helix transcriptional regulator has translation MAEQGRLTPDELAAWRSFVDMHHLLERHLGRYLQRDFGLSDSDFEVLVELSEAPGGRMRAYELGQATMWEKSRLSHHLSRMEKRGLVRREADPDAGARYPCVAITPTGQAAIESSAPANAARVRKLFIDVLGPDRLAVFHQASDEVIAAIKEHRQEER, from the coding sequence ATGGCCGAGCAAGGGCGCCTCACCCCGGACGAGCTGGCGGCATGGCGGAGTTTCGTCGACATGCACCATCTCCTCGAACGACATCTGGGCCGATACCTGCAGCGCGACTTCGGGTTGTCGGACTCCGACTTCGAGGTCTTGGTGGAACTCTCCGAGGCGCCCGGCGGACGCATGCGCGCCTACGAACTCGGCCAGGCCACGATGTGGGAGAAGAGCCGGCTGTCCCATCACCTCAGCCGCATGGAGAAACGCGGGCTGGTCCGCCGCGAAGCGGATCCCGATGCGGGCGCACGGTACCCCTGCGTCGCCATCACGCCGACCGGGCAGGCGGCCATCGAGTCCTCGGCGCCCGCCAACGCCGCCCGCGTCCGCAAACTCTTCATCGACGTGCTGGGACCGGACCGCCTCGCGGTGTTCCACCAGGCTTCCGACGAGGTCATTGCCGCGATCAAGGAGCACCGCCAGGAGGAGCGCTAG
- a CDS encoding MarR family winged helix-turn-helix transcriptional regulator → MDDDKRTAAEVADAFGRAAKSVVRAFDERLGDRGVSTPRSKLLAEIDRLQPVRSAEVARAVGITQATASTLVDALVREGLVTRAPDENDRRAVRLTTTKAGRQQARSWRADYTAAAHEMLACLSRDEKKQLTALLNKIGDHLA, encoded by the coding sequence GTGGACGACGACAAGCGGACCGCCGCCGAGGTGGCCGACGCGTTCGGCCGCGCTGCCAAGTCGGTCGTTCGCGCGTTCGACGAGCGCCTCGGCGACCGCGGGGTGTCCACCCCCCGATCCAAGCTGCTCGCGGAGATCGACCGGTTGCAGCCGGTCCGCTCGGCGGAAGTCGCGCGAGCGGTGGGCATCACCCAGGCCACCGCGTCGACACTCGTCGACGCGCTGGTGCGCGAAGGACTGGTCACGCGCGCACCGGACGAAAACGACCGGCGAGCAGTGCGATTGACCACCACCAAGGCCGGCCGGCAGCAGGCGCGGAGCTGGCGCGCCGACTACACGGCGGCCGCGCACGAGATGCTCGCCTGCTTGAGCCGCGACGAGAAGAAGCAGCTGACCGCATTGCTCAACAAGATCGGCGACCACCTGGCGTGA
- a CDS encoding oxidoreductase, protein MSTTFPLGPFTVHRVGFGAMQLPGPGVFGPPRDHDQAIAVLRRAVELGVDHIDTAQFYGPNVANELIREALYPYPENLALVSKVGGKRDDQANWLPAQEPDELRRDIEANLHTLGVDRLAAVNLRVFGDDAAGPAAVDRNLFDRQLDAMIAARDEGLIAGIGLSSVSREHLEIALERTEIACVQNAYNLADRTSQPVLDLCIERNIAFVPFFPLGSAFAADNPVLGNPTIKRLAGELGRTPAQVALAWTLNVAPNVLLIPGTSSVAHLEENLAVSDIELPADLDI, encoded by the coding sequence ATGTCGACGACGTTCCCGCTCGGCCCGTTCACCGTCCATCGCGTCGGATTCGGCGCCATGCAGCTGCCCGGGCCCGGGGTGTTCGGCCCGCCGCGCGACCACGACCAGGCGATCGCCGTTCTGCGGCGCGCAGTCGAACTGGGTGTCGACCACATCGACACCGCGCAGTTCTATGGCCCGAACGTCGCCAACGAGCTGATCCGGGAGGCGCTGTACCCGTATCCGGAGAACCTCGCCCTGGTCAGCAAGGTCGGCGGAAAGCGCGACGACCAGGCCAACTGGCTGCCCGCGCAGGAGCCCGACGAGTTGCGCCGCGACATCGAGGCCAATCTGCACACCCTCGGCGTCGATCGCCTTGCCGCGGTGAACCTGCGGGTCTTCGGCGACGATGCGGCCGGGCCCGCCGCGGTGGATCGCAACCTGTTCGACCGGCAACTGGACGCGATGATCGCCGCCCGCGACGAGGGCCTGATCGCCGGTATCGGGCTGAGCAGCGTCTCGCGCGAGCACCTCGAGATCGCGCTGGAACGCACGGAGATCGCCTGTGTGCAGAACGCGTACAACCTCGCCGATCGCACGTCGCAACCCGTCCTCGACCTCTGCATCGAGCGCAACATCGCGTTCGTGCCGTTCTTCCCGCTGGGTTCGGCGTTCGCCGCGGACAATCCGGTCCTGGGCAACCCGACCATCAAGCGCCTCGCCGGCGAACTGGGGCGAACGCCCGCACAGGTCGCCTTGGCGTGGACGTTGAACGTGGCACCCAACGTCCTGCTGATCCCCGGTACGTCCTCGGTCGCCCATCTGGAGGAGAACCTGGCCGTCTCCGACATCGAGCTGCCGGCGGACCTGGACATCTAG
- a CDS encoding cellulase family glycosylhydrolase has protein sequence MHRRTVLRLPMYLAAAAALTKIPTVSAAAGRWSADRANAWYEAQGWLLGANYVTSTAVNQLEMFQAGTYDARRIAGELGVAQRIGMNTMRVFLHDQLWATDRAGFSSRLSEFVAIAASKNIKPLFVLFDSCWDPLPKAGRQRAPIQGVHNSGWVQSPGAHRLQDPAYTRVLQSYVTGVVGLFRNDPRVLGWDVWNEPDNPARDYRKVEHQDKQELVAAFLPHVFQWVRAVNPVQPLTSGVWQGHWKDPGGRSAIASVQLENSDIISFHNYGDPTDFEARIDELTPLGRPILCTEYLARNLGSTVEGVLPVAKRRNVGAYNWGFVAGRTQTYLPWDSWNRPYTSLPETWFSDLIHPDGRAHDDNEIRVIQKLAGVGRPA, from the coding sequence GTGCACCGGAGAACCGTCCTCAGGCTCCCGATGTACCTCGCGGCAGCCGCGGCACTGACCAAGATCCCCACCGTCTCCGCTGCGGCGGGTCGATGGTCGGCTGACCGCGCCAACGCCTGGTACGAGGCTCAGGGCTGGCTGCTCGGCGCGAACTATGTCACCTCCACGGCGGTCAACCAGCTCGAGATGTTCCAAGCGGGAACCTACGACGCACGCCGTATCGCCGGCGAGCTCGGCGTGGCCCAGCGGATCGGGATGAACACCATGCGCGTGTTCCTTCACGATCAGTTGTGGGCCACCGACCGAGCGGGTTTCAGCAGCCGGCTCTCGGAGTTCGTCGCGATCGCGGCGAGCAAGAACATCAAGCCGCTGTTCGTCTTGTTCGACTCGTGCTGGGACCCGCTGCCGAAAGCCGGCCGCCAACGCGCGCCCATACAGGGAGTGCACAACTCCGGCTGGGTGCAGAGTCCGGGCGCCCACCGCCTGCAGGATCCGGCCTACACCCGCGTCCTGCAGAGCTATGTCACCGGAGTGGTCGGTCTGTTCCGCAACGATCCCCGAGTGCTCGGCTGGGATGTCTGGAACGAGCCGGACAACCCGGCGCGGGACTACCGGAAGGTCGAACACCAGGACAAGCAGGAGCTGGTCGCCGCGTTCCTCCCGCACGTCTTCCAGTGGGTGCGTGCCGTCAATCCGGTCCAACCGTTGACCAGCGGCGTGTGGCAGGGTCACTGGAAAGACCCCGGAGGCCGGAGCGCGATAGCCAGCGTGCAGCTGGAGAACTCGGACATCATCAGCTTCCACAACTACGGCGACCCCACCGACTTCGAGGCTCGCATCGACGAGCTCACCCCGCTGGGCCGGCCGATTCTCTGCACCGAGTATCTGGCGCGGAATCTGGGCAGCACCGTGGAGGGAGTTCTCCCGGTCGCCAAGAGGCGCAACGTCGGCGCGTACAACTGGGGGTTCGTCGCCGGGCGGACGCAGACGTATCTGCCGTGGGATTCTTGGAACCGGCCCTACACGTCGCTACCCGAGACCTGGTTCAGCGATCTCATCCACCCTGACGGACGGGCCCACGACGACAACGAGATACGGGTCATCCAGAAGCTCGCGGGGGTGGGTCGCCCCGCCTGA
- a CDS encoding NADP-dependent oxidoreductase: protein MAQTVQFTEYGDLDVLRVVDAPPPAPAADHVQIAVRAAGVNPVDWKIVTGEMREVMPVQLPAGVGSDVAGVVTEVGAGVTEWAVGDEVLGRSTTPAFSEYALAQSADLVRKPHGITWEVAGSLAGAGGTAYAVLKRLGVDTGDTLLVHAAAGGVGTFTVQLAKARGLTVLGTASERNHDYLRSIGAIPVTYGDGLLDRVRAAAPQGVDAVLDASGRGEIPMSIELTGNPAKVLTLVAFDAADTGIQIHVDGAGRDLGAALREIVDLIEQQRLTVGIARAFPLADTAAALHASRDGHVSGKIVVLPSL from the coding sequence ATGGCACAGACTGTGCAATTCACCGAGTACGGCGATCTCGACGTCCTGCGGGTGGTCGACGCCCCGCCGCCTGCGCCCGCGGCGGACCACGTGCAGATCGCGGTGCGTGCGGCCGGCGTCAACCCCGTCGACTGGAAGATCGTCACCGGCGAGATGCGCGAGGTGATGCCCGTGCAGCTCCCGGCAGGCGTGGGTTCGGACGTGGCGGGGGTGGTCACCGAAGTGGGCGCCGGCGTCACCGAATGGGCAGTGGGAGACGAGGTCCTGGGTCGGTCGACCACACCCGCGTTCTCCGAATACGCCCTCGCACAGTCGGCAGACCTGGTCCGCAAGCCCCACGGGATCACCTGGGAGGTCGCCGGCTCGCTCGCCGGTGCCGGTGGCACCGCGTATGCGGTCCTGAAGAGGCTGGGCGTCGACACCGGAGACACGCTGCTGGTGCACGCGGCCGCAGGCGGGGTGGGCACCTTCACCGTCCAACTCGCCAAGGCCCGCGGGCTCACGGTCCTCGGCACGGCGAGCGAACGCAACCACGACTACCTCCGGTCGATCGGCGCGATCCCGGTCACTTACGGCGATGGCCTGCTCGACCGGGTCCGTGCGGCCGCCCCGCAGGGCGTCGACGCTGTCCTCGACGCCTCCGGCCGCGGCGAGATCCCGATGTCCATCGAGCTCACCGGGAATCCCGCGAAGGTCCTCACCCTGGTCGCCTTCGACGCCGCCGACACCGGTATCCAGATTCACGTCGACGGTGCCGGACGTGATCTCGGTGCCGCTCTTCGCGAGATCGTCGACCTCATCGAACAACAGCGACTGACCGTGGGGATCGCCCGCGCCTTCCCGCTGGCAGACACCGCCGCGGCCCTGCACGCCAGCCGCGACGGGCACGTCAGCGGCAAGATCGTCGTCCTGCCGTCTCTATAG
- a CDS encoding putative immunity protein: protein MAALTVEALRPVATWAADCAARVLAIYESAASDDRRPRDAIEAARAFGRGERRDKRMRSLAFAALAAARETDDPAATSAARAAQMAVAVAYTHLDLTGAAAARQTMHLLAPAVYAARARELGTGDPAAADDEIHWAAAHSSEDVRLVVTSMPVPDAGRTRLGQLYRALDASLRNA from the coding sequence ATGGCCGCACTGACCGTTGAGGCGTTGCGACCCGTCGCGACGTGGGCGGCGGACTGTGCGGCGCGTGTCCTCGCGATCTACGAGTCGGCGGCATCGGATGACCGGCGGCCACGGGATGCGATCGAAGCCGCGCGGGCGTTCGGCCGTGGCGAACGGCGGGACAAGCGAATGCGGTCACTCGCTTTCGCTGCCCTGGCCGCCGCTCGCGAAACGGACGACCCCGCCGCCACGTCCGCGGCGCGCGCCGCACAGATGGCGGTGGCGGTGGCCTATACACACCTTGACCTGACCGGTGCCGCGGCGGCCAGGCAGACCATGCACCTGCTGGCTCCCGCCGTCTACGCCGCACGGGCGCGTGAACTCGGCACCGGTGACCCGGCCGCCGCTGACGACGAGATTCATTGGGCAGCCGCACATTCGAGTGAGGATGTTCGACTCGTCGTCACGTCGATGCCCGTGCCGGATGCTGGGCGCACCCGGCTCGGGCAGCTCTACCGGGCGTTGGACGCCTCGCTGCGGAACGCGTGA
- a CDS encoding EVE domain-containing protein: MTPETLGAWVIKCNPGKTPVDAMLAAGETKPHWCVADNYRSRLMEPGHRVLFWVSAHPRRGFWGAGRITAEVTEEGGQLHVPVHIPLFAEPLTAAVLSSIVGLRSMEVFRSPQQSNPSWVSVAELALLDALLPPGMSER; the protein is encoded by the coding sequence GTGACGCCCGAGACGCTCGGGGCGTGGGTCATCAAGTGCAATCCGGGCAAGACGCCGGTGGATGCGATGCTGGCGGCGGGCGAGACCAAGCCGCACTGGTGCGTCGCCGACAACTATCGGTCGCGACTCATGGAGCCGGGCCACCGGGTGCTCTTCTGGGTCTCGGCACACCCCCGGCGGGGTTTCTGGGGTGCCGGGCGGATCACCGCGGAGGTGACGGAGGAGGGCGGGCAACTGCATGTGCCGGTTCACATCCCGTTGTTCGCCGAACCGCTCACGGCCGCCGTACTGTCCTCGATCGTGGGCCTGCGCTCGATGGAGGTCTTCCGATCACCCCAGCAGTCGAACCCCTCGTGGGTGAGCGTGGCAGAACTGGCACTCCTCGACGCGCTGCTGCCGCCGGGAATGTCTGAGCGCTGA
- a CDS encoding NmrA/HSCARG family protein — protein sequence MATKQVISVVGATGSQGGGLVRAILDDPDGPFRVRALTRSAQSASARELAAAGAEVVEADLEDGRSLLAAFEGAHGAFVVTNYWAPQSAEDEARRTRADRELAQIETAARAAKQAGVEHVVWSTLEDTRDHFGSDDRVPTVDQRYKVPHFDAKAEGDEVFRQHGVPTTFLRTTLFFENFTGTLAPRRGDDGALALTFPMADQRLSSIAVADIGKTARHLFARGEQFVGETVSIAGDHLTGDQYAAALSAALGESVVYRPVSWDDFRAQGFPGAVEMGNMFQYYAENSAHFVGDRELSRVRELNPELQSFGDWLALHRNDFHID from the coding sequence ATGGCAACCAAACAGGTGATCTCCGTGGTGGGGGCGACCGGATCGCAAGGCGGCGGTCTCGTCCGCGCGATCCTCGACGATCCCGACGGGCCGTTCCGAGTGCGGGCGCTCACTCGCAGCGCGCAGTCCGCCTCGGCACGTGAGTTGGCCGCCGCTGGTGCCGAGGTCGTCGAAGCCGACCTCGAGGACGGGCGAAGCCTGCTCGCCGCCTTCGAGGGGGCGCACGGCGCGTTCGTCGTCACCAACTACTGGGCCCCGCAGTCTGCGGAAGACGAGGCTCGGCGGACCCGGGCCGACCGGGAACTCGCCCAGATCGAGACCGCGGCGCGCGCGGCCAAGCAAGCCGGCGTCGAGCACGTGGTCTGGTCGACGTTGGAGGACACCCGCGACCACTTCGGTTCCGACGATCGCGTGCCCACCGTCGACCAGCGGTACAAGGTGCCCCATTTCGATGCCAAAGCCGAAGGCGACGAAGTGTTCCGGCAGCACGGCGTGCCGACCACGTTCCTGCGCACCACGCTGTTCTTCGAGAATTTCACCGGCACGCTGGCACCCCGCCGAGGCGACGACGGCGCTCTCGCGCTGACGTTTCCGATGGCCGACCAGCGACTCTCGAGCATCGCCGTCGCCGACATCGGCAAGACGGCACGGCATCTCTTCGCGCGGGGTGAGCAGTTCGTCGGCGAGACCGTGAGCATCGCAGGCGATCACTTGACCGGCGATCAGTACGCGGCAGCGCTCAGCGCTGCCCTGGGGGAGAGCGTCGTCTACCGGCCTGTGTCGTGGGACGACTTCCGGGCGCAGGGATTTCCCGGCGCAGTCGAGATGGGCAACATGTTCCAGTACTACGCCGAGAACTCCGCCCACTTCGTCGGCGACCGGGAGCTGTCCCGCGTGCGGGAGCTCAACCCGGAGCTGCAGTCCTTCGGCGACTGGCTCGCCCTGCACCGCAACGACTTTCACATCGATTGA
- a CDS encoding DUF2252 domain-containing protein: MAADPGAFRTKFRKMAADPFAFFRGSACLFYADVSVREDRWADERTSRVWIQGDLHAENFGTYMDGAGTLIFDVNDFDEAYVGHFTWDLERFAASVALMCWQKALSDQQISGLIETFTRAYLRQVRWFADADDDLNFSLNLSTARGAVLSALQSARLSTRAGMLDRLTVVDEWDRRFRDLPGVIRLDDAEREKVVEAFHRYLDTIPRAQRFRGIAYDVKDVIAKTGFGIGSAGLPAYTVLIEGFNQALDNDAVLSMKQGNVAAPSRVVDDTEVQQYFRHHGHRTAVSQRALQAHADPLLGYTDLDGVGFVVSEISPYEADLDWSELTDPDDLAEVIEQLGRAVAKMHCVSDSDSDQSLVDFQTEEAIVAVIGADESAFVADIVAFGLEYAAIVRDDHRHFVEAFREGRIPGVSAT; the protein is encoded by the coding sequence ATGGCGGCCGACCCCGGTGCGTTCCGCACGAAGTTCCGCAAGATGGCGGCCGACCCCTTCGCGTTCTTCCGCGGCAGCGCCTGCCTGTTCTACGCCGACGTATCGGTGCGGGAGGACCGGTGGGCCGACGAGCGCACCAGCCGGGTGTGGATCCAGGGCGATCTGCACGCCGAGAACTTCGGTACCTACATGGACGGCGCGGGGACGCTGATCTTCGACGTCAACGACTTCGACGAAGCCTACGTCGGCCATTTCACCTGGGACCTCGAACGTTTCGCCGCCAGCGTCGCGTTGATGTGCTGGCAGAAGGCACTTTCGGACCAGCAGATCTCCGGGCTGATCGAGACTTTCACCCGCGCGTATCTGCGTCAGGTGCGATGGTTCGCAGACGCCGACGACGATCTGAACTTCTCGCTCAACCTGAGCACGGCGCGCGGCGCGGTGCTGTCTGCGTTGCAGTCGGCGCGGTTGTCGACCCGCGCCGGGATGCTGGACCGTCTGACGGTGGTCGACGAGTGGGACCGTCGCTTCCGCGACCTGCCCGGGGTCATCCGACTCGACGACGCCGAGCGTGAGAAGGTCGTCGAGGCGTTCCACCGGTACCTGGACACGATCCCGCGGGCGCAGCGGTTCCGCGGAATCGCCTACGACGTCAAAGATGTCATCGCCAAGACCGGCTTCGGGATCGGCAGCGCCGGGCTGCCCGCCTACACCGTCCTCATCGAAGGTTTCAATCAGGCGCTGGACAACGACGCCGTGCTGTCGATGAAGCAGGGCAACGTGGCAGCGCCGAGCCGCGTGGTCGACGACACCGAAGTCCAGCAGTACTTCCGCCACCACGGGCACCGGACCGCCGTGTCACAGCGTGCGCTGCAGGCACATGCCGATCCGTTGCTCGGGTACACCGACCTCGACGGCGTCGGCTTCGTCGTCAGCGAGATATCGCCGTATGAGGCAGATCTGGACTGGAGCGAACTCACCGATCCGGACGACCTCGCCGAAGTGATCGAACAACTCGGCCGCGCGGTGGCCAAGATGCACTGTGTCAGCGATTCCGACAGCGACCAGTCGCTGGTGGACTTCCAGACCGAGGAGGCGATCGTCGCGGTGATCGGGGCCGACGAGTCCGCGTTCGTCGCGGACATCGTGGCGTTCGGCCTGGAGTATGCCGCGATCGTCCGCGATGACCATCGGCACTTCGTCGAGGCGTTCCGCGAGGGTCGAATCCCCGGGGTCAGCGCCACCTGA
- a CDS encoding osmoprotectant NAGGN system M42 family peptidase — MRQDVVMPDADSSWMIDTLLALLQTPSPTGRTDAVMQMIGEIFDGFGLSFSLTRRGALIVELPGESATTDRALVVHADTTGCMVRALKDNGRLEVTPVGTFSARFAAGARVRILCEDSDEFVTGTIMPLKASGHAFGDAVDTQPTDWDHVEVRVDRRVSSQEDLVRLGVRIGDYAPLMANPVLTEDGFVVSRHLDDKAGVAVVLALIKNLTENSIDLPHRTTVMVTIAEEVGYGASTGLPADIAEMITVDNAVCAPGQHSREDTVTVPMSDLHGPYDYHLTRKLCRLADENDIPFTRDVFRYYRSDAAAAIEAGANTRAALVGFGVDGSHGWERTHIDSMKATYSLLHAWIRSPLTFAHWDANPSGEGDLSDFPSSQQPAPREKWVPLSRNDTR, encoded by the coding sequence ATGCGCCAGGACGTCGTCATGCCCGACGCGGACAGCAGCTGGATGATCGACACCTTGCTGGCGCTGTTGCAGACCCCGAGTCCGACGGGGCGCACCGATGCGGTGATGCAGATGATCGGCGAGATCTTCGACGGCTTCGGCTTGTCGTTCTCGCTGACCCGCCGCGGCGCGTTGATCGTCGAGCTGCCCGGGGAGTCGGCGACCACCGACCGGGCGCTGGTGGTGCATGCCGACACCACTGGATGCATGGTGCGCGCGCTGAAGGACAACGGCCGCCTCGAGGTGACCCCCGTCGGCACCTTCTCGGCGCGCTTCGCCGCCGGCGCGCGGGTGCGGATTCTGTGCGAGGACTCCGACGAGTTCGTCACCGGGACCATCATGCCGCTCAAGGCCAGTGGACATGCCTTCGGCGACGCGGTGGACACCCAGCCCACCGACTGGGATCACGTCGAGGTCCGCGTGGACCGGAGGGTCTCCTCACAGGAGGATCTGGTGCGGCTGGGTGTGCGGATCGGTGACTACGCCCCCCTGATGGCCAACCCCGTCCTGACCGAGGACGGGTTCGTCGTGTCCCGCCACCTCGACGACAAAGCGGGCGTCGCGGTCGTGCTCGCGCTGATCAAGAACCTCACCGAGAACTCCATCGATCTGCCGCACCGCACCACGGTCATGGTGACCATCGCCGAAGAAGTCGGCTACGGCGCCAGTACGGGTCTACCCGCAGACATCGCCGAGATGATCACGGTGGACAACGCGGTGTGTGCGCCGGGCCAGCATTCCCGGGAAGACACCGTGACGGTACCGATGTCCGACCTGCACGGCCCCTACGACTATCACCTCACCCGGAAGCTGTGCCGGCTCGCCGACGAGAACGACATCCCGTTCACCCGCGATGTGTTCCGCTACTACAGGTCTGATGCGGCCGCCGCCATCGAAGCGGGCGCGAACACCCGGGCCGCGCTCGTGGGCTTCGGCGTCGACGGCAGCCATGGTTGGGAGAGAACCCATATCGATTCGATGAAGGCCACCTACAGCCTGCTTCACGCGTGGATCCGGTCACCGCTCACATTCGCTCACTGGGATGCCAACCCCTCGGGCGAAGGGGATCTGAGTGACTTCCCCTCGTCGCAGCAACCCGCACCGCGCGAGAAATGGGTTCCGTTGTCACGCAACGACACCAGGTGA